From Solanum lycopersicum chromosome 8, SLM_r2.1, the proteins below share one genomic window:
- the LOC101267429 gene encoding uncharacterized protein, whose protein sequence is MSATGSSSLPEPESYRHLVKEVRSHEVAIAELSNLPDSRAVYQRNGNLFFRTTAEKATMSEQKQVDMVKSKLQKLSS, encoded by the exons ATGTCTGCAACAGGGAGTTCCAGTTTGCCGGAACCGGAGTCCTACCGGCATCTCGTCAAGGAG GTGAGAAGTCACGAGGTTGCTATAGCTGAGCTCAGTAACCTTCCTGATTCTAGG GCTGTCTACCAGAGAAATGGCAATCTATTCTTCCGTACAACTGCTGAGAAAGCAACAATGTCAGAACAAA AACAAGTGGACATGGTCAAATCTAAGTTACAAAAATTAAGCTCCTAA